A window of Salvia splendens isolate huo1 chromosome 8, SspV2, whole genome shotgun sequence genomic DNA:
TCGATCATTTGTGCAGGAGGTGTCGCCTGAGGGTTTGGAGTTACCTCCGCTGTTCGCGCGGGGTCGCCCGGTGTCAAGACCGTTGAAGTGGGTCACCAACCGTACGGTGTGGCGGGATGGAGCGCCAGTTGAAGAAGCTTTGATTCAGTGGGAAGATGATGGAGGTGAGAGCCCCACGTGGGAGCCAGTGACGCTGGTGCGCTGGCGTTTCCCCGATCTGATCCTTGTGGACAAGGATGTTTCTATCCCGGGGGGAGTTGATACAGGTACGTCGGCAGCTCAGGCTGGACAGCAGCCTTCTCCACTCGTGGACGAAGAACCGGAGGGAATAATGGTGCCGGAGTTGAATTGTGAGACAGTGGAACGAGGTAGAGCATCACCAAGGGAGACGAACAAGCGTGAGAGGCCAAGAAGGAAGGCGGGGCCACCGGCCAGATTTGGTGACTTCGTCCCCAAATAAGGCGGCACGTAGAATAGAtgatttaattgtatttttgggatttattgttttgtttcttattattattttgaacaATTGGGTCGAGCAATTTATAAGCTCCGTTCCGGGTTTTcttagttggttctttcccgggcCGTAAGTCGAACCAACCTAGGGTCCTTAGAATTATAAATAGGCGCTGAAATCATGAATAAGATTATCGAAGATTTCGCCtacttttgttctttttcgttCTCTTTGCAAACCCTAGCGGTCGACGGGATTTCACCTCACGGGACTTCTACAATCTAGCGTCCAATCTCACGTTGAGAGGATTACTCTTAACAGATCTACTGAAGAGTATATTTATGATTAGGATTTCCGTATCAAATAAAATCTTAAGGAAATAGATATAATATTTGCAAGTGGGAACATATGCATTTACTGCATCTAAATTTTCCATATCTAtcatctactccctccgtccactcTATGTAGTAGAGgagtttcattttgagcacttattttaaaaaaatgataataaatagttaaagtgtagagagagtaaaataaaagagagaacaATATAGATATGaatcttctctatattattctatctcttacgttatattttctatattttaactatttattattatttttctaaaacggatgctgaaaatgaaacgtctctactgcagagggacggagggagtattttattagAGGTGCCCACTGTTCCGGAACCGGCAGTTACGGTCGGAATCGTCGGTTCCGATTTTAGAAATTGCCGAACCGGAACCAAACCGCGAGGGTGTTTCGCGTTTACGGTTCCGATtataaaaccgccggttttggtttcggttcgaaccggcggtttgcgaGCGATTTTTTTACTGTTTTTCACAGTTCTGAACTGCTGGTTTTTGCGGTTCCGGTTTGGTTTCACGGTTTTTCCGGCTGTTTTTCACTGTTCTGGCACGATTTCGATTCGAAgatttttgaacctgaaccgaaccacggttcaAAAATCGACGATTTCGGTTCAGGTAAATTCTCAAGGTTTCGGTTCAGAACCGTAACCGGCTGCTACAGTTTTGGTTTTAACCACCGATTCGGTAAACCTTGGGCAGGTCTATATCTTATACAGTATTTGCATTCAATAACGAATCCAATTTCAGAGATTTATAGGAAGAATGCAACATAATATATTTTAGCCTATATCCACACTAAATAGAAACAAAATTCTTTCTTCCTCTCGATCACCTTCACATACTCCTACAAAGTTACCTTGAAACTTAGTATTCACAAACAAAATTAGCCTTGTTGTGGGCACTTGAAAGGTATGGAATTCATGTCCTCTCTTTTTTTATCACATCAAAGCATGCATAGCATTCACTTTAAGATTTAGAATCTGCCCAAAACCCTCAAGCAAAACTTAGTCTATCAAGTGTTCCAAAAATGTGAATATGCAAAGTGCATCAAACTCATAATAATTGAAAGTAAGGAAGCTTATCTCGTTGGCATGATGTTTTTGTCGTCGACGATGGCAGCCCCACACCCCGATTCGTCACTGATTTCATCACCTTCACAAATCTACAAGTTTGAAACACCTAAATTTTTAAATCAAAGAATTAGGGAGGGATACGCCGTCAATAATTAGTGATGGCCTAATCTGTGACTAATATGGGCTTATGGCCACAACCACCAATAAGTTTTCTGACGGCATATTCATCAGTATTGATGTTTGTAATTTTAATGACGTGCAAATCTGCCACTAAACTTTTTATTGACAAGCTTTTTAATTACAACTTGTATCCGACTGTATTATGTCACTAACACTGTTTAGTGTCAGAAATTTGATGATTAGTGACTGATTATTCTGGGAAGTTTTTGTAGTGAGTCTTATAGCCACGTCGCTCGTTGACCCGGCCCTATCGCTCGACGCTTTGCTCATGATGAttcatacaaaaataaaaaaaatttactccAACTTCTAATAGAGACGAAAGGAATggagtatcttgcacaacaCTTTTATTTTCGAATACATGCAACGTAAGTGACTCCAACACATAAAAAGCACAACAAAATTAAAGAAACTAACTAACCCACATTTCTTATCACATCCTCAATAAACATAGCCTGAGCTTTATAAGAAGATCCACCAATCTCCAAAGCTGCCCTTCCCTTCCTCCCCATCTCCTCCACCTTCACCCTCACCCCACCCCCCTCGGCCGTCATCAATCTTCGTATCGCCCCCTCGATCTCCCCTGCCCCGACGATCTCCACCTCATCCTCCTCCCCCCTAAAATCCGTCTTATAATCCAACCTAATCATCTCCGCCATCCCCAACTCCTTCACCAGATAAAACGCATTCAGCTGTTGCTCTGCATAGAGCGGGAAAGTAGCCATCGGCACCCCAAACCACACGCTCTCCAAAGTCGAGTTCCATCCACAGTGCGACACAAATCCCCCAACCGCCCTATGAGACAACACCCCGACCTGCCCCACCCACCCGATCACTCTCCCGACCCCCTTAGTCCTCTCCAAGAACCCCTCAGGCAACACCTCACCAAAATCTTCATACTCCACCACCATCTTCTTCCCCTCCACCGACATCGGCTTCCTCAACGACCATAAAAACCGACATCCGCTATTTTCAAGAGCTAGAGCGATCTCTTTCACTTGCTCTCCGCTGAAACTCCCATTAGTGCCAAAGCACAAAAAGACCACCGACTTTTCCGGCTGATCGTCGAGCCATCTCTTCACATCATCCTCCTTCGACACGCCGGTCAAGTCCAAAATCGGCCCCACCGGATAAATTCTAGGGTTTTTTCCCGCCATCGAATCGATCGCATAAGATTCAAATTCGTGGAACGTATTCACCACAACTCCGTCCATCTCCGGAATTCTCCTAAGAAGGTTCAGAAAGTGGTCGGCGATCGGGCCGCCGGCGACGAACGCCGCCGGCAGGACCTTCGCCGGAACAGGGAGAGAAAAGCACGGCACGGGAAGCTCTTCGTCGGAGTTTATAAACTCCGACAGCTCCTTTTTCTCGTTGAACTTCAACGAGAGCACGTATTGAAACAGACCTAACGTGGAGGCGCCGGAGGTGAAGAAACAGTAGGCCGGAAAGCAGAACTCCAGAGCAACGTCGACGAATTTGAGGCAGAACATGTCGACCACGATCCCGGCGATCCGGTGGTCGCGGCGGCGTTGGTCGATTGCGTCTCTGACGTTTGTGATCTGGCTGTCGATGAGATAAAAAATGGAGGCTTTGGAGTGCGGGGGAAGGGCGGGGAGGGCGGAGAAGGTGAGGCGCGGGGAGGCGGAGAAGTTGGTGGTGTAGGCGTCGACGGCGGTGTCGTTGGGGAGCTGCATGGTGAGGACGGTGACGGAGAGGCGGGGGTCGCGGTCGAGGAGGAGCTTGGTGGCTTCCACGGTGGCGATGAGGTGGCTCAGCCCCGGAGACGGGATGAATATTAGCTCGAATTTGTCCATTTTCCGGCGGTGGTTGGTTTTGATTAGCTGCGGCTTTTTGTTTTGATAAGGTAGGATGAGGAAGGAGATATTTTATAGAGATATTTCTATAATTACGtttaaattaaatactattccatttcttttgtttttttgtatGATAATGATAGcattatataataaaaactGGTTATTTACGTTAATGCACTGAAGGGGGCCAGACAAGATCATTATTGGAGCATTTAGATTTTTGATCAAAATTCTACTTAATCTGAACTAATCCAGAAATTGGAATCGATCCAACTATAACTCAAATTGGAAAATCTTAACGTGAATAAAATTGTTAGTATTTCGATTTGATTATAGCATTCAATTATTTTGATGACTGAATTTCTCTTTCAATGTCTTAATAGAGAAGATATATGGTACTCTAAACATATGTACAAAAAAAGGATAACTACCAACTTAGAACTATATTAAATTGTTTATTTCTCATGAATCATGTATGCTTCTAATTTTCACTCAACCATTTCTCTAAAGTGGTAGGTTGGTCGCAAAATGATGACTAGGTAAATACATAGAAAACCAACATAAGAAAAAGTAGcattttctataattaaaaaAGGAACTCCATATAAAGAggaaagacaaaaaaaattgaaaacctaACGTATGTAATCAAAAGAAGCTTCTAAAGTATATTACATAGTCTGCACAATCTCAACCAATTATACCAATTAAATTACGTTAAACATGATCTCAGACGAAAtcgtttatttattaaaaccctaATTAATCTTATACATTTGAGACAATCTGACGGTTCAAAATGcattgatggagtacgtactaaacaagcccaacagcagcaaagcccatcagcctaaagcccaagaaagagtatcagttcggcatgactaaagagttcagttcggcacaaccaaagagttcggccccagcctacagctcggtaaaagccaaccaatcaaactctgctctcaggtcggcatcaagctctactctcagatcggcaaaagctgctcggcaataattcagcagttcggtctcagtattcgaccgaactgggagatagtgggctc
This region includes:
- the LOC121746150 gene encoding putative UDP-glucose flavonoid 3-O-glucosyltransferase 3 codes for the protein MDKFELIFIPSPGLSHLIATVEATKLLLDRDPRLSVTVLTMQLPNDTAVDAYTTNFSASPRLTFSALPALPPHSKASIFYLIDSQITNVRDAIDQRRRDHRIAGIVVDMFCLKFVDVALEFCFPAYCFFTSGASTLGLFQYVLSLKFNEKKELSEFINSDEELPVPCFSLPVPAKVLPAAFVAGGPIADHFLNLLRRIPEMDGVVVNTFHEFESYAIDSMAGKNPRIYPVGPILDLTGVSKEDDVKRWLDDQPEKSVVFLCFGTNGSFSGEQVKEIALALENSGCRFLWSLRKPMSVEGKKMVVEYEDFGEVLPEGFLERTKGVGRVIGWVGQVGVLSHRAVGGFVSHCGWNSTLESVWFGVPMATFPLYAEQQLNAFYLVKELGMAEMIRLDYKTDFRGEEDEVEIVGAGEIEGAIRRLMTAEGGGVRVKVEEMGRKGRAALEIGGSSYKAQAMFIEDVIRNVVSDVIEFLDQQPRKSVVFLCFGSLGSFTEAQIKEQAAALESTGGRFLWSLRRGKQRYFSTPVESILPEGFLERTKGVGKVIVGWAPQAAVLAHPAVGGFVSHCGWNSILESMWCGVPMAAWPLYAEQQINAFQMVAEVGVAVEVKVDYREESGVVVRSEEIAAAIERLMEGEKGVRERAEEMREKSSGAVVDGGSLRKFLARLVRDIMDNASA